ACCCAAAACAGCTGAACCAGCCACTCAGTGAATCTGCCTACTGTGCACATGTTGTAGCCACGCAGGCAGAGACCGTCGATGGCATGGAGGTGGTGTGGCAACGTCGACCAACCAATATGCGAGATACGGCTACTGTTGTGCGGTCCATTCTAGCTGACCTCTTGGCCAGACGCAACCGCCTTACATACAGGGCATATAGTGAGGCATGGCCACATGCGCGAGCTCGTGATCGAACTTCTCTATGAGCCGCACGTCGACCCCGTCATGGACACATTCAGTGAAAATGAACGTTTAATCTCTAAAGCGGTTAATTTCTCAGTGACGAGTGAGAGTCTCTGGAGAATTGACCGCATCACCGGTCCAGCTGACGCTCTCAATCAACTCGAACAAGTGCTGTTTGATCCGACAGATTGCAATGAGTGTCTAACCGGCGATACCTGCTCCACAGAATGGGAGTATGAGATGCTCACTTCGACTTCAACCAGCAGAACAGTGTATACTCATGGAGTGGCGATTGAAGACTGTCACTCAGTCCCCCACCTTCAGTACCTCACAAAGCATCCTCGGCTAGCTGTTTCTGCGGCCTGAGTTCTGTGTCGAAGCGGTTGTACTGACGGTCTCGACGAGAGAATTACGGACGGATCGACGGAGAGCTGTCGCTGTCGGCGGCGGTCAGCCGCCGACGCGACAGCGTCGCCACTCACTCCGCTGGCTTGCTCGGTCGGTGGTTAGCGGTGGAATCGGTCGTCAGGTGGCCGATTCGCGGGGACGGCCCGACGCACCGCGAGGGCCGTCCACGCAGCTCGTCGAATCATATTGACGAACTCCTTGTACGGCCACCACCAGAGGCGACGCCCGCCTCGGCGGGGCGTCGCCACATACTCGTAGTGAAGGTACCGCCAGACGTTCTGTAAGAGGAGACTCACCACCACGTACAGCAGCCGTACCGTTGGATCTCGTGTTGTCGTTGTCGCTATCGCTTGCTCAAACAAGCGATAGCTTGACTCGATACCGAAGCGTTTCGAGTAGTGGTATCGAGCGTCCCGTGGTGAGTCGATGAACGGCGCGTCAGCGGCGTAGCCGTGACGCGCCACACCGTTCTCGTCATACTTCCCATTTAGGTACGTACAGTCGATGTAGACGGGAAAATCGACGGTCCAGCTGTGACCGTCGAGTTTCCCCGTCAGATCATGCTGAATGACGCGACTCCATCCTTCCGAGAGCTCTTGCTGAATCGCCTCACCCCACCGGATGATCGGGATCACGTACGCGTAATTGTGCGCCTGAAGCAGCGTGAGACACTTACTGTCGTAGAATCCGCGATCAAGGTAGACGGCCTTGACCCCGGCGTCAAGGCCGTCGAGGACACCGAAGAACTCAGCGAGGACACTACTTGCGGTATCGCCGTCTTTGAGACGGCGTACCGCCAGCGTGTAGCGTTTGTTCTTCACACGCGCGTAGAGTGTGGCATAGGCGTGGAACGCAGTGGTTCCACGCTTCGCTACCGAGTGATAGAGGCCGTCTGTGTCGTCTTCGTCACCGTAGTAGGGCCGCAGGTGGAGGTCTGCGCAGACCTCCACCTGTTCGGGGAGCAATTCATCGAGATCCTTTCGCAGGAGCGTGTTAGCGACTCGTTCGAGCCGTTCCGGCTCGAACTTCGTCCGAAGATGGTAGAGGACCGTGTTCCCAGCGGGTGAGTTCTGGCTCGACGCACAGAGCGTAGAGACAGAGGTCCCGTCGGCGCAAGCGCCGACGAGGACCTCATAGATGTCTTCAGCAGTGATTTCAGCGTTATTGGCTAACGAGAGCGAAACTTCCTCGTCAAGGCGGTTGACGAGAAAGTTAAGAAGCTGGTCCTCGTGGATCTCACCGTCTGCTTGTTTGGTTTTAGACACACCTTCAGCAAGCAGACGTTCTAACTAAGCGGCTTTGTGAAGTACTGAGAATGGCATGATCTGTGGGGACCAGTAGCGGCCTTCGGCACAATCAGTCCGTAACCGGTCCGTTAGAAGTGACAGTCCGCGAGGTCGAAACCGATCCAGTGTCTCCTCGAGACGTAGAACTCATCGCAACCGATGCTGAGGGGGTGGAGCTACGGATCGTTACCTAGAAGAAACACGATGTAACGGTCGAGTGGGAGGTCGGTGCCACGTACGCGATCACGGGCGGACGAGCCAAGCGATACAGCGACGCCTCCGGCCCCGAACTGCGTATCCATAGCAACGTGGATTTTGATGTTCAACGGGTTACACCCGATTCAGGTCCGTTACAGCTTCTCGTCGTCGGGGATACACACGTCGGGTATCGGCACCGGCCATCGAGCACGAAGCCACCGTGGGCCCAAGCGGTCGACAACAGACGGACGTTCAGTCGGTGCCTCACCCGTGCTCGAGACCTTGGCATCGACACTGTCGTCCACGCTGGCGACGTGTTCGACCACGAGATCACTCAGGCGGACACAGACCACGTTCACGAGGAGATCCAGCGAACCCACGACGCAGGGATTCCCTTCTACTTCATCCACGGGAACCACGACAACGAAGCCGGTAACGAGACGTTACGTCGAGGACCCGGGATCCATCTGGGCGGTCAAACGATAACTCTCGAACAGGGTACCGTCCGAATATCGGGGCTCGATTACGGGGCTGGAGAGTTCTTGGGACCACTGCCGGAGGTTGTCGTTGACGAGGACCTCTTGACCTCGATCCTTGTCCTCCACAATACGCCCTATCCGGCGGTCGACGAGAGCGGGTCACCCATCTACCGAAACGATCCGAACCACCTCGACCTCAGAGAGTTTCTCGACCGAGCTGATGAGTGGCTAGACCTGATCGTTTCGGGGCACATGCACGTCGGGAGTCGCGCTTCGATAGCTGGCTACGATACGCCACTACTCGTTACTGGCCCGACTGCGGAGATCAGCACGTCGACTCAGGAGAATCATCCCTCGACTTGGCTATTGACGATTTCGGAGGGAGATGTCCAGATTGAGCGGACGGAACTGGCATGATCTAACGCGACTACTTGGAGGGGGAGGGGGTGCGTCCGACAAGACGATAGAGTGTAGGGCGCTACGTAGCAGGTCGTTACATCGTCAAAATCAGTTGTCAGCTGGACCCGAGAGCGGAAATTCGGGGCTCGAACTCTTTTTCGAATTCGTCCATCGCATCTACACCCCACTCAATCAGATGGTTTCGCTGGTCAGTAGTCAGTTCGGTGATCGTCCCGTCGAGATCCTTCGGCTGTTTAATTCGAGAGGCTTGTTTCTCGGGCAAGCGTTCCCACTCTAACTCGACGCCTAAATTCGTCTCAATATCTGTTTGTTCTTGTTTCAACGCCTCGAATATCTCCTCGTTACGTTCCTTATCCGGTGTGGAGATGTAGAGTTCAACGGAGAATTCCGGTCCCTGATGGAACGCCCATCCAAATCGAACCCTCGAAATACCAGCGCTGAACGTTAGATAGCTCCGAGCTCCCGGCTTGAGTTTGTACCAGTTTGGACGTCTCTGAGAGTACGCCTCCACCATCTCGGTGAAGAACTGACGATAGCTGCGCTCGGAGTCGGAAAGAGACTCGGTACTAACTTCTCGTTCCCATTCGTTGGGCTCAACGACGACTTCGAACTCGAAGCCACGCTCCTCGGCCCCCTCGATACTCACGACGCGAGGTTTGATCGCGAAGAATTTCGCACCTTTCGGCCCGGATTCGTTCAACCATTCGAGCACGCTCCGGTGCTCCGGTCGGAACTCTTCGGCGAGCCACATCGTGAACCCGGCGTTCTTCCCAGATGAGTACGTCAAGAGCTTACCCAAGTGATCATGGTCTGTCCTGTTGTATTGGTTCTCGATAACGACGGTCTCACCTGTGTTCATCTCTCGTGCAACGATATCAGCCGAGAAATCGCCGACAGCTTCCTCTGCTCGTGCGTCCTCGATCTCTATTCCCAACTCCGACGCGAGCAGGTCGATGTTCTCCGTCAACCATCTTGTGAAATCTCGCTCCTCGTTTTCCCAGACCGAACGGAGTCCGTGTTCTTGGATTCGCGAGATATTCCGATCCATGAGCACCCTTCTCAGGGGGATCTGATAAAACGCCGTGAGGCGTGTACTCCTAGAGTGCGGTTCATTGCGACTCGTTGCCGGACGCATCCCCCCTACCCCAGGGGAGATTGATCTGAAGGCGGTGAATTTGATCACTGTTCCCCTGCGGAGACAGCCCTAGGATCGTCTGTATCTCGTTGTTACGGGATTCAACTTACCGTCTAGTATCTCAATGATTTGCTGGACGCACCCCCCTCTGTCCCTGTCTTCTACCCGAGGCACAGTAGAATCACAGGGGAACCAACATCGACATTCTAGACACTACCCCGTCTACTAGACCGGAAGACATGTAGGACATGGGGGTTTTATATACAACACATGAAAACGGAAGCGTATGAAGGCGTTCGGTGACGAGGACACGATCTTCGAGGACATGGACGTCCTCAACCCCAACGAGCAGACGTACCAGCCCGAGTCGCTGCCGGAGCGCGAGGTCGAACTCGATCAGATCCACTCTGCCCTCCGTCCAGCGACGATGGGCTCGACGCCGCTCAACTTGATCGTATACGGTCAATCTGGTCAAGGGAAGACAGTCGGAATCCGTCTCAAGACCGACCAACTTCAGGAGTACGCCGATGGCTCCGAGATGGACCTCACTGTGGTTCACATTCGTTGTAAGGGCATGGACGGCTCCTACCACGTCCTGACACACCTCGTCAAGAGACTCCGTGAGAAGCGATTTGGACCCGGTGAGGAGCTCCCGAGCGGTCACCAGCGGAAGACTCTCCTCAACATGGTGATCGAGAATCTGGAGAAGATCGGCGGGACGGTCATCGTTGTCCTCGACGAGATCGACGCCATCGGTGACGACGACTACATCCTCTACGAACTCCCGCGGTCGAATCCGGACGGTGTCCGTCTCTCGCTCATCGGGATCACGAACGATCTCCAGTTCCGCGAGAACCTCGACGCCGATGTCCGGTCAAGCCTCGGCGAAGACGAGGTCCGCTTCGAGCCGTACGATGCTGATCAGCTTCGCAACATCCTCGCACGACGTGCCGTCGGTGCCCTCCGTGACACGTATTTCGAGGACAATATCGAGGACTATCAGTATCTCCGAAGCGAGATTCTGAGTGACGACACGATCCCGCTTGCCGCGGCGTTAGGTGCACAGGATACGGGAGACGCTCGTGAGGCGATCCGCCTGCTGTTCCGTGCGACCCGGTTTGCCGACGATAGGGGAGAGAGCACCGTCACAGAGGAGCACGTGCGTGAAGCACGGAATTTCCTTGAGACAAAGGCCATCGAGTCGGGGATTCAGACGCTCCCGAACCAGCGAATGCTCGCGCTCATGGCGGTCACGTATCACGGGATACACGGCGACACACCTGTGACGACGACGCCCATCTACACCCAGTACAAGACCTTCTGTGAGTACGTGGACGTGAACGTCCTCTCGAACCGGCGATTCCGTGACCGGCTCAACGATCTCGCCGATACGAACGTGCTCAATAAGCGGCAGGGTCGGGGTCGTGGAGACGAAAACCAGTATTCGCTGGCGGTCGACCTTGATACGGCGCTCGAGAACCTCCCGAAGGAATCGGAGCGTCTCGGGGATGTTGCAAAGATTCTCCGAGAACAAGGTGGTGTTGCGGGTAACTAACTCCCAAGCGCCATCTCAACAAGGTTGATCAAGTACCGAGATAGACTGCTACTCTAACGAGACAGCTTTTTGCTAATACCGAGGATATCTACATTGAATGGTGGAGCCGATCTTAAAATGGGCGGGTGGGAAGCGCCAGCTTCTCTCAGAAATCACGGCGCTGTTTCCGACCACATATGAGGCGTATCACGAACCGTTCGTGGGAGGTGGTGCTGTCTTTTTTGATCAGGATCCTGATAATGGAACGATCAACGATCTGAACACGCGGTTAACTACTTTTTATGAGATCGTTCGAGACCAACCGGACGCCCTTATTGCCGAGAACAAGACACACGAGCATACGGAAGAATACTACTATAACGCTCGCTCGGAGTTCAATACGCTCCTTACACAGTCGACTCCAACACAGGACGAGCGAGTCCGCGAGGCGAGCTTACTTTTATATTTGAATCGGACATGTTTCAACGGATTGTATCGGGAGAACAGTAATGGCGAATTCAACGTCTCTTTCGGACGGTATTCGAATCCAGATTGGATACAAGAACAGCGAATTCGGAAGGCATCACGCGTTCTCCAAGACACGGCAGTGTTCAATACGGATTTCAGCTACGTCGTCGATGAGGCCTCTAGTGGCGATCTTGTGTATTTTGATCCCCCGTACGAACCGGTGTCGAAAACCGCGGATTTCAATTCATATCAGGCGGGCGGATTTGACCGAGAGGACCAACGCCGACTTCGTGATGTCGTGATAGAACTCACGGAAATGGATGTTTCCGTGATTCTCTCTAATTCGCCGCCGGTCACGGAATTATACGAAGGCCACGATGTGTTCTCGATCAGATACGTAGACGCCACTCGTGCAATAAATAGCGATGCCGGTAGTCGGGGGGAGGTCTCGGAAGTACTCATTACGAACGTTCCGGCAGATGAGCAGCGGCGAAAGACTCTCTCCGACTTTACTGAATGAACTGTCGAAGATCGCTCAACGTGGCGTTGAGGCTAGAACGTATTGTTGCTCGGATCCTCGACCGCTCGTCGTGATTTCAGGGAGGCGGACAAGCCACTGTCCAACGGTTCGGGCACGTCGACGAGTGGTTGAATCCGAGAGATCTGTTTCGGCTGCGAGGATCTCCGTAATATCACGTCGGGAGAGAGTACCGTCTTCTTCTAGTTGAGTGTATACACGGGAGATGATCTCGACATCACGGATCTGCTGTGTGAGGAGGCTATCCGCGGATTCTCGATTGCCACGATCGAGGTACGTGAGGTATTCCTCACCGAGCCGAGTGAGCCCCCAATGACGGATCGTATGGTTGTCGATTTCGATCTCCTGGTCTTTGTGAAGAAACTGAAGAAGCCACGCGGCAATACCGTAATAATCCGCTTGCCGCGGATCGAACGTGTCTGTATCCGTCTGTCTCCGAACGTATTCTGCGATATCGGGGTTGATGTCAGAACCCGTTCCAACCGCTCGGATGACAGTGCGTATTACGTCAAAATTGTCCGCTTGTGGGACCTCTAGCGGCGGGATTGAGTCGGTTCGCTCCGGCTTCTCGAACGCACTCCAGAACGTGGGATCCAGTTCGTACGATTCGTCGTCTGTAACGACGCCGATACTGCTCTCGATCATGATGTCCGTGAGCCGGTCACCGTCGATCAGCCGGATGAAATCTTGGTTTGCGCTTGTCTCTGCTCCGGACGTGAACGAGGATGTCGTGATCACCGTTCCGATATGATACTGTTGTTCTGAGAGTGCACCTTTAAATCCGCGGAGGGTACGGGCGCCGACGGTGTTACCGGTAGTGTATTGTTTTGCTTGTACGCCGAGCCGTGCGTGGAACAGTTCTCGATCGATGACCGCGTGAATATCGATACCACCATCGCCACGGAACGGTGTTAGCTCGAGTTCACGAGTTGGCTCTGCCCGCTCGATCACCATTTTACAGAGCTGTTCAAACTGCTCGTGATCGATCTGTAACCCCCTATCAAGCAGTTCCTCTTTTGCCGTCGATACTCTCATTCAAGATCGAAGTTTTCACGGCTGGATAAAAATCCTTTCGCCAGAGCAACCAGTATGTTACAGCGGTTGGATCAGTCTTGTGTTGAGAGATCTAGCTCCGAATACTCGTACGTGTAGCACTTGACCCCATTCTCCTCACAGTGCTTCGCAAGCTTTCCCGACGAGATGTCCTCCGCCTCGAAATCACCCAAGAATGCGACTGTCACGTTGTTATCGCTGCGCTTCTCGGAGCCTTCGACCACGACGGCTACGTTCGGATCGTTGTGGCTGGTTTTGATTACCTTGTCACCCATCACATATGGATTCTCTGCGAAGGCGAGATTCTCGTGTTTGTACGTCCAGAGCTTGATGTCTTGGTCGTCACAATACGACGCGAGGATCGCGGGGTGATAGTCGCGCCACGCACCCGGTCCTTCGTCGAGCGAACTCGGGAACGCGACCCGCACCGCTTCCCCGTCCATTTCGTGCCCAAACGCTCCGGTGTTCTGCTCCGGGGGCAGTACCTCGATGACGATCCCAACCGACGGCTCTGAGTCGCCGGCTTTCACCACTCGATCCCCCGGTGAGAACGGATTCTCCGGCTTCTGATTCATGTGGGCGGTATTGGGCCCGAGATCAAGCAGCTCGTTCATCGGTCGGGCCGCGAGGTGGTCGAGTTTCTCCGGAGAGTCCCCGGAGAAGGCCGCCTCCGTTTCTACCTTCGACTTTAGCGTCTCGAGGCGCTCCCATCCGAGCAGCATCAGACTGTCCTCGTTGTCCCGGTGCCAGACCATCACCACGATGTCGTCGTCGGGGTCCCGCTCGACCAAGGACTCGGGAAGAAAGGCAGAGACGTCCCGTGAGGACTTCACATCGACCGTGTAGCCGAACACCTCGAAGTCATGCCCGGAGAAGCTCTCGGGATTACATCGCCGGATCGCTTCCTCGTTTTCCCACTCCCACATCTCGACGGGAAGGTACTCGCGACAGAACTGCTCAAACGCGAGCTCGCCGAGGTTACCGATCCGCTTGACATCCAGGTCGTCGGCCCCCTGAATGACCGCTTGGTGGTGGGCTCGCTCGTGATCGATTTCGTCCGGGGTGAACCGATACATTATTTGAGTATCAGACACCGGACAGATATATTTTCAGTATAAGATATCAAATCAAAGAAAGAGAGGGGCGAAGGAGCGTGAGATCCGGACCTCCGGCGACTACCTCTGATTCGGTGCGTGGCTCCTCCCAGACCTACGCCGCGTTGAGGTAGTCGTCGGGTGGATACCCGGCCTTCGAGACGATCTTTCGTGCGTCCTTCCGGACAGCTTGGTTGGTAGGGCGTTCTTAGTGTGTCCGGATGTGGTCCTTGATCGAGGCTGCCACCTCGTCCATCAGATCCGGCCCCGCAATATCGAGCACGCTATCGAGCGTCTAGCCGGCCTCCGATGCCGGGAAACCTTGACGGGAACCGAGCACCTCGTCGTTTACCGACGCGACCTCGTACCGATGGCCGTTACGGCGGGGCTCCACATCTCGTTCCATTACTGGCTGATAGAACGGAACCTCAGTACCTCACAAAGCATCCTCGGCTAGCTGTTTCTGCGGCCTGAGTTCTGTGTCGAAGCGGTTGTACTGACGGTCTCGACGAGAGAATTACGGACGGATCGACGGAGAGCTGTCGCTGTCGGCGGCGGTCAGCCGCCGACGCGACAGCGTCGCCACTCACTCCGCTGGCTTGCTCGGTCGGTGGTTAGCGGTGGAATCGGTCGTCAGGTGGCCGATTCGCGGGGACGGCCCGACGCACCGCGAGGGCCGTCCACGCAGCTCGTCGAATCATATTGACGAACTCCTTGTACGGCCACCACCAGAGGCGACGCCCGCCTCGGCGGGGCGTCGCCACATACTCGTAGTGAAGGTACCGCCAGACGTTCTGTAAGAGGAGACTCACCACCACGTACAGCAGCCGTACCGTTGGATCTCGTGTTGTCGTTGTCGCTATCGCTTGCTCAAACAAGCGATAGCTTGACTCGATACCGAAGCGTTTCGAGTAGTGGTATCGAGCGTCCCGTGGTGAGTCGATGAACGGCGCGTCAGCGGCGTAGCCGTGACGCGCCACACCGTTCTCGTCATACTTCCCATTTAGGTACGTACAGTCGATGTAGACGGGAAAATCGACGGTCCAGCTGTGACCGTCGAGTTTCCCCGTCAGATCATGCTGAATGACGCGACTCCATCCTTCCGAGAGCTCTTGCTGAATCGCCTCACCCCACCGGATGATCGGGATCACGTACGCGTAATTGTGCGCCTGAAGCAGCGTGAGACACTTACTGTCGTAGAATCCGCGATCAAGGTAGACGGCCTTGACCCCGGCGTCAAGGCCGTCGAGGACACCGAAGAACTCAGCGAGGACACTACTTGCGGTATCGCCGTCTTTGAGACGGCGTACCGCCAGCGTGTAGCGTTTGTTCTTCACACGCGCGTAGAGTGTGGCATAGGCGTGGAACGCAGTGGTTCCACGCTTCGCTACCGAGTGATAGAGGCCGTCTGTGTCGTCTTCGTCACCGTAGTAGGGCCGCAGGTGGAGGTCTGCGCAGACCTCCACCTGTTCGGGGAGCAATTCATCGAGATCCTTTCGCAGGAGCGTGTTAGCGACTCGTTCGAGCCGTTCCGGCTCGAACTTCGTCCGAAGATGGTAGAGGACCGTGTTCCCAGCGGGTGAGTTCTGGCTCGACGCACAGAGCGTAGAGACAGAGGTCCCGTCGGCGCAAGCGCCGACGAGGACCTCATAGATGTCTTCAGCAGTGATTTCAGCGTTATTGGCTAACGAGAGCGAAACTTCCTCGTCAAGGCGGTTGACGAGAAAGTTAAGAAGCTGGTCCTCGTGGATCTCACCGTCTGCTTGTTTGGTTTTAGACACACCTTCAGCAAGCAGACGTTCTAACTAAGCGGCTTTGTGAAGTACTGATTTTCTGAATGAACCTGCATTTGCTTCAAACCCACGAGGGGTTCGGCTGAAAGACTGCGACTACCCGATCGAGCGCGGCGCAGTGCTGCTTCAAACCCACGAGGGGTTCGGCTGAAAGTCGCTGTTTTCCTTCGGGCTCGACAAGGAGGTCGTCGCTTCAAACCCACGAGGGGTTCGGCTGAAAGTGGAGCTCATCGGCCAGTTCGTCGGAGACTGAAATGGCTTCAAACCCACGAGGGGTTCGGCTGAAAGTCATCGAACCACCGCCTCAAAGAAGGCGCGACGGCCGCTTCAAACCCACGAGGGGTTCGGCTGAAAGGAGAGAAATGACTAGAGAGGTATGAATCAGCGTGTGGCTTCAAACCCACGAGGGGTTCGGCTGAAAGGGGACGGTCTACGTCGGCAGCGACGATAACAGCCTGCTTCAAACCCACGAGGGGTTCGGCTGAAAGCAGGTGACGCCCGAGGACGTTACAGAGACGCCGATAGGCTTCAAACCCACGAGGGGTTCGGCTGAAAGACCTGTTCGGGGATAATCGAAAGCACTTCGATTCTCGCTTCAAACCCACGAGGGGTTCGGCTGAAAGTGGTATCTCTTCATCGGTCGTCACCAGCGTAGATCTGCTTCAAACCCACGAGGGGTTCGGCTGAAAGGATTAACTGATTCGGCTCCGATCCGCTGCCTGTTCAGCTTCAAACCCACGAGGGGTTCGGCTGAAAGTCGGTAAGCCCGCTCCGCTCTACTTTTCGTCGTCAGCTTCAAACCCACGAGGGGTTCGGCTGAAAGGCGACGTGAGGGCGTTCTCGATCACCGACACGGCGAAGCTTCAAACCCACGAGGGGTTCGGCTGAAAGAAGCCGCCACCGAGGACATCGTCGACGCTCGTTCGGCTTCAAACCCACGAGGGGTTCGGCTGAAAGTCTCCTTCGTGATCGCAACGATCACAGGTGTAGTCGCTTCAAACCCACGAGGGGTTCGGCTGAAAGTCGTCGCCTTCGCCACCCTCGCCGCGAGGGCTGGGCGCTTCAAACCCACGAGGGGTTCGGCTGAAAGAGCTCGATCTCGACCGGCACGTGGTCGGGAGACTCGCTTCAAACCCACGAGGGGTTCGGCTGAAAGAGTAGGGTCGCCACACCCGCGAAAGCAACGAGCCCGCTTCAAACCCACGAGGGGTTCGGCTGAAAGAAAAACTTATGGGCCAACGATCCGTTAGTTGCTCGCTTCAAACCCACGAGGGGTTCGGCTGAAAGCACACCCCCACCCCACACACACGGACCGTTATTCGCTTCAAACCCACGAGGGGTTCGGCTGAAAGACGAGCGCGGCGGCTGGAACGAGTCGGGTCATAGCTTCAAACCCACGAGGGGTTCGGCTGAAAGCCTTCCTACGGTGCTGAAACCATGAAATCACTGAAAGAGCTTCAAACCCACGAGGGGTTCGGCTGAAAGCACCAGCGAGGAGCCTATTAGCCCAAAAGAGGGGCCGCTTCAAACCCACGAGGGGTTCGGCTGAAAGTACTGCCGTCTGGTCGCTGGTTGCCAAACCATACTGCTTCAAACCCACGAGGGGTTCGGCTGAAAGCACGCGCTCTTTTGGCCGACCGATAACCTGCCGTAGGCTTCAAACCCACGAGGGGTTCGGCTGAAAGCCGGGCGAACCGCTGTATCCCGGTGAGAATACGATTGCTTCAAACCCACGA
This genomic stretch from Halorubrum lacusprofundi ATCC 49239 harbors:
- a CDS encoding transcription regulator, with protein sequence MDTFSENERLISKAVNFSVTSESLWRIDRITGPADALNQLEQVLFDPTDCNECLTGDTCSTEWEYEMLTSTSTSRTVYTHGVAIEDCHSVPHLQYLTKHPRLAVSAA
- a CDS encoding ISH3-like element ISHla1 family transposase → MSKTKQADGEIHEDQLLNFLVNRLDEEVSLSLANNAEITAEDIYEVLVGACADGTSVSTLCASSQNSPAGNTVLYHLRTKFEPERLERVANTLLRKDLDELLPEQVEVCADLHLRPYYGDEDDTDGLYHSVAKRGTTAFHAYATLYARVKNKRYTLAVRRLKDGDTASSVLAEFFGVLDGLDAGVKAVYLDRGFYDSKCLTLLQAHNYAYVIPIIRWGEAIQQELSEGWSRVIQHDLTGKLDGHSWTVDFPVYIDCTYLNGKYDENGVARHGYAADAPFIDSPRDARYHYSKRFGIESSYRLFEQAIATTTTRDPTVRLLYVVVSLLLQNVWRYLHYEYVATPRRGGRRLWWWPYKEFVNMIRRAAWTALAVRRAVPANRPPDDRFHR
- a CDS encoding metallophosphoesterase family protein; translated protein: MDFDVQRVTPDSGPLQLLVVGDTHVGYRHRPSSTKPPWAQAVDNRRTFSRCLTRARDLGIDTVVHAGDVFDHEITQADTDHVHEEIQRTHDAGIPFYFIHGNHDNEAGNETLRRGPGIHLGGQTITLEQGTVRISGLDYGAGEFLGPLPEVVVDEDLLTSILVLHNTPYPAVDESGSPIYRNDPNHLDLREFLDRADEWLDLIVSGHMHVGSRASIAGYDTPLLVTGPTAEISTSTQENHPSTWLLTISEGDVQIERTELA
- a CDS encoding DUF4268 domain-containing protein, whose translation is MDRNISRIQEHGLRSVWENEERDFTRWLTENIDLLASELGIEIEDARAEEAVGDFSADIVAREMNTGETVVIENQYNRTDHDHLGKLLTYSSGKNAGFTMWLAEEFRPEHRSVLEWLNESGPKGAKFFAIKPRVVSIEGAEERGFEFEVVVEPNEWEREVSTESLSDSERSYRQFFTEMVEAYSQRRPNWYKLKPGARSYLTFSAGISRVRFGWAFHQGPEFSVELYISTPDKERNEEIFEALKQEQTDIETNLGVELEWERLPEKQASRIKQPKDLDGTITELTTDQRNHLIEWGVDAMDEFEKEFEPRISALGSS
- a CDS encoding Cdc6/Cdc18 family protein, whose translation is MKAFGDEDTIFEDMDVLNPNEQTYQPESLPEREVELDQIHSALRPATMGSTPLNLIVYGQSGQGKTVGIRLKTDQLQEYADGSEMDLTVVHIRCKGMDGSYHVLTHLVKRLREKRFGPGEELPSGHQRKTLLNMVIENLEKIGGTVIVVLDEIDAIGDDDYILYELPRSNPDGVRLSLIGITNDLQFRENLDADVRSSLGEDEVRFEPYDADQLRNILARRAVGALRDTYFEDNIEDYQYLRSEILSDDTIPLAAALGAQDTGDAREAIRLLFRATRFADDRGESTVTEEHVREARNFLETKAIESGIQTLPNQRMLALMAVTYHGIHGDTPVTTTPIYTQYKTFCEYVDVNVLSNRRFRDRLNDLADTNVLNKRQGRGRGDENQYSLAVDLDTALENLPKESERLGDVAKILREQGGVAGN
- a CDS encoding DNA adenine methylase, yielding MVEPILKWAGGKRQLLSEITALFPTTYEAYHEPFVGGGAVFFDQDPDNGTINDLNTRLTTFYEIVRDQPDALIAENKTHEHTEEYYYNARSEFNTLLTQSTPTQDERVREASLLLYLNRTCFNGLYRENSNGEFNVSFGRYSNPDWIQEQRIRKASRVLQDTAVFNTDFSYVVDEASSGDLVYFDPPYEPVSKTADFNSYQAGGFDREDQRRLRDVVIELTEMDVSVILSNSPPVTELYEGHDVFSIRYVDATRAINSDAGSRGEVSEVLITNVPADEQRRKTLSDFTE
- a CDS encoding restriction endonuclease produces the protein MRVSTAKEELLDRGLQIDHEQFEQLCKMVIERAEPTRELELTPFRGDGGIDIHAVIDRELFHARLGVQAKQYTTGNTVGARTLRGFKGALSEQQYHIGTVITTSSFTSGAETSANQDFIRLIDGDRLTDIMIESSIGVVTDDESYELDPTFWSAFEKPERTDSIPPLEVPQADNFDVIRTVIRAVGTGSDINPDIAEYVRRQTDTDTFDPRQADYYGIAAWLLQFLHKDQEIEIDNHTIRHWGLTRLGEEYLTYLDRGNRESADSLLTQQIRDVEIISRVYTQLEEDGTLSRRDITEILAAETDLSDSTTRRRARTVGQWLVRLPEITTSGRGSEQQYVLASTPR